A single genomic interval of Verrucomicrobiia bacterium harbors:
- a CDS encoding HD domain-containing phosphohydrolase, whose translation MNHPAAPQETPPEQHRILVIDDEEIILVALFETLRRENYDVVTTSDPEEALAELRRKEFSVIISDQRMPRMMGLDLLAQAREIQPVASRILITAVLSLDTVIEAINKGEIYRFIVKPWLREELLVTIKNAVQRYDLTRQNARLNAATQAMNEQLIELNRSLEQQVKLVAQQNQQLTSMNQALEATLLRSMELSLHTMQTFYPTLGNQARRVAQLCRSMATAANLSSDERRVLDAAALLHDIGMVGLSRQLIRRWQDNPSSLDPGERALIQQHPILGQELTALGHGTEEIGKVIRAHHERFDGTGFPDELAGENIPWLARLLNVAVAFESSDLNRGDALEEIKVQSGSAFDPEAVRALLKAIPLAPLPRKEREILLSELRPGMVLARGIYTANGLLLVPEGQQLNATYIEKLLNHNRVQPITQSLVVYC comes from the coding sequence ATGAATCACCCCGCAGCACCACAGGAAACGCCGCCCGAACAGCATCGCATCCTGGTCATCGACGACGAGGAGATCATTTTGGTGGCGCTATTTGAAACGTTGCGGCGCGAAAATTATGATGTCGTCACGACGTCGGATCCCGAAGAGGCACTGGCTGAGCTGCGGCGGAAGGAATTCTCGGTGATCATCTCCGACCAGCGGATGCCTCGAATGATGGGATTGGATTTGCTGGCGCAGGCGCGGGAGATCCAGCCTGTCGCGTCGCGGATCCTGATCACGGCGGTGCTTAGCCTGGACACAGTCATCGAGGCGATTAACAAAGGGGAAATTTATCGGTTCATCGTCAAGCCGTGGCTTCGCGAGGAACTGCTGGTGACCATCAAGAACGCGGTTCAGCGATACGACCTGACACGGCAGAACGCACGCCTGAATGCCGCGACCCAGGCGATGAACGAACAATTGATTGAATTGAATCGTTCGCTCGAGCAGCAGGTAAAGCTCGTGGCGCAGCAGAACCAGCAGCTCACGAGCATGAACCAGGCGCTGGAGGCCACGCTGCTGCGCTCGATGGAACTGAGCCTGCACACGATGCAGACGTTTTATCCCACGCTGGGAAATCAGGCGCGCCGAGTGGCGCAGTTGTGCCGCTCGATGGCGACGGCTGCAAATCTGTCGAGTGACGAGCGGCGGGTGCTGGATGCTGCCGCGCTTCTTCACGATATTGGAATGGTCGGGTTATCGCGCCAGTTGATCCGGCGGTGGCAGGATAATCCGAGCTCGCTGGATCCTGGCGAACGCGCGCTCATCCAGCAGCATCCGATCCTGGGACAGGAACTCACTGCGCTGGGCCACGGCACGGAGGAGATTGGCAAAGTGATTCGCGCCCATCACGAGCGTTTTGACGGCACCGGGTTTCCCGACGAGTTGGCGGGCGAAAATATTCCGTGGCTTGCGCGGCTGTTGAATGTGGCCGTTGCTTTTGAATCGAGCGACCTGAACCGCGGCGATGCCCTGGAGGAAATCAAGGTGCAATCGGGCTCCGCGTTTGATCCCGAAGCAGTACGGGCGTTGCTCAAAGCCATTCCACTTGCGCCGCTGCCCCGAAAGGAACGCGAAATCCTGCTCTCGGAACTGCGGCCTGGCATGGTCCTGGCACGGGGAATCTACACGGCAAACGGGCTTCTCCTCGTTCCCGAAGGACAGCAACTGAACGCGACTTACATCGAGAAACTGCTGAATCACAACCGGGTGCAGCCAATCACCCAATCGCTCGTGGTCTATTGCTGA
- a CDS encoding ATP-binding protein: protein MSVSDCTRQNEPAVSPEAAETIAAPAHVSEPQWLNAGAATLDASGRILSINESLALWIGASANELKGDSLARCIGRHFPDWKAPLEQFFSRQEPFDRLELSARTAIGAQRIGIEVACHEAIRFVRLESVLPPVRDLEEAFPEALWGRAATHAVFNRLVRAEAQLDNLMHRWPGIIFSQRPDFSFAFVSPKIEDLTGVPAPEWRRSSKYFWQVVHEADTDALMERLANIDANPAGITSTYRIRHIETGRVTYLWEHRQPVHSDNGLLLGFEGIWLDITRQTIAERRLLNMSWKENLGTLTMGLAHDFCNIMTGIVALSETFEQEFGGNESLRSGLSLIRSTAGQASDLAHRIRQLHQGKPGDRNYHDLNEVVNELSQVLQKVLSRRVRLGSELAEGQLPIYVDAVELRQVIVNLALNAADAMSNGGSLTFRTTTHAEAPAGMRPMVGDFPRAPLVCLSVQDTGAGIPGCYLHSIFDPFFTTKPLGKGSGLGLYNARLFVERHGIAIAVETRDQGGTTFHLWFSQADFSETQQVQEAAPATRHTMLVVGQPGEARRRFEELLRSNGFYAVPAASEYDAVEALHSPDYGFSGVILLSSAMRREDAALLQRIQFEKLPVKTFLAILGCNQDEFDTAMLQQVDAMLPHDLQTHEVISRIRSVLART from the coding sequence ATGAGCGTCTCCGATTGTACTCGACAGAACGAACCCGCCGTTTCTCCCGAAGCCGCAGAAACAATCGCTGCGCCTGCCCATGTTTCAGAGCCTCAATGGCTTAATGCGGGAGCCGCCACGCTGGACGCATCTGGCAGAATCCTTTCGATCAACGAATCACTGGCGCTCTGGATTGGCGCGAGTGCGAACGAGTTGAAAGGAGACAGCCTTGCGCGGTGCATCGGACGCCACTTTCCCGATTGGAAAGCGCCGCTCGAACAATTTTTTTCGCGGCAGGAGCCGTTTGATCGGCTTGAACTCTCCGCCCGCACCGCGATTGGCGCCCAACGCATTGGGATTGAAGTGGCCTGCCACGAGGCGATTCGGTTTGTGAGGCTGGAATCCGTGCTCCCGCCTGTGCGGGATCTTGAGGAAGCGTTTCCTGAAGCCTTGTGGGGCCGGGCCGCGACGCACGCCGTGTTCAACCGCCTCGTGCGCGCCGAAGCGCAGCTCGATAACCTGATGCACCGCTGGCCCGGCATCATCTTCAGCCAGCGGCCCGACTTCAGCTTCGCGTTCGTGAGCCCCAAGATTGAGGATCTCACGGGCGTGCCCGCGCCGGAATGGCGGCGTTCCTCAAAATATTTCTGGCAGGTGGTGCATGAGGCCGACACGGATGCCCTGATGGAACGGCTCGCGAACATTGACGCAAATCCCGCGGGCATCACGAGCACGTATCGCATCCGCCACATCGAAACCGGCCGCGTCACCTACCTTTGGGAACATCGACAACCGGTTCACAGCGACAACGGCCTGCTTCTGGGGTTTGAAGGCATCTGGCTCGACATCACGCGGCAAACGATCGCGGAGCGGCGGTTGCTGAACATGTCGTGGAAGGAAAACCTGGGCACGCTCACGATGGGATTGGCGCATGATTTCTGCAACATCATGACCGGGATCGTTGCGTTATCGGAAACCTTCGAACAGGAGTTTGGCGGCAACGAATCGCTGCGCAGCGGGTTGAGCCTCATCCGAAGCACTGCGGGACAAGCCAGCGATCTCGCGCATCGGATTCGGCAGCTGCACCAGGGCAAGCCGGGCGACCGCAACTACCACGATCTCAACGAGGTGGTGAACGAATTGAGCCAGGTCCTGCAGAAGGTGTTGAGCCGGCGCGTGCGGCTTGGTTCGGAACTGGCGGAAGGGCAGCTGCCAATTTACGTCGATGCGGTCGAGTTGCGCCAGGTGATCGTGAACCTCGCATTGAACGCGGCCGATGCCATGAGCAACGGCGGCTCGCTGACGTTTCGGACCACCACGCACGCTGAGGCGCCGGCGGGCATGCGGCCGATGGTGGGAGATTTTCCGCGCGCACCGCTTGTTTGTCTCTCCGTCCAGGATACTGGCGCCGGGATTCCCGGATGTTATCTGCATTCCATTTTCGATCCGTTCTTCACCACCAAGCCGCTGGGAAAAGGCTCAGGCCTCGGGCTCTACAACGCGCGGTTGTTCGTCGAGCGCCACGGAATTGCAATAGCAGTCGAAACCCGCGATCAAGGAGGAACAACGTTTCACCTGTGGTTTTCACAGGCGGACTTTTCAGAGACGCAGCAGGTGCAGGAGGCCGCGCCGGCCACCCGCCATACCATGCTCGTTGTGGGCCAGCCGGGCGAAGCGCGGCGGCGGTTCGAGGAATTGCTCCGATCGAATGGTTTTTACGCGGTTCCGGCTGCATCGGAATACGACGCCGTCGAAGCCCTTCACTCGCCCGACTACGGATTCAGCGGGGTAATCCTGCTTTCCTCGGCCATGCGCCGGGAGGACGCGGCGTTGTTGCAGCGCATCCAGTTCGAGAAACTGCCCGTCAAAACCTTCCTTGCGATCCTCGGTTGCAATCAGGATGAGTTCGACACAGCCATGCTGCAGCAGGTTGACGCCATGTTGCCGCACGACCTCCAAACGCACGAAGTCATCTCGCGCATCCGATCCGTTCTGGCGCGCACCTGA
- the fliS gene encoding flagellar export chaperone FliS, whose protein sequence is MHVANPWKSYRKVATQTAPPGQLVLMLYDGALRFLEQALAGFQIDDPAQSNMTVHNNIHRALEIVRELNLALNMEGGGEFANTLRDLYEYFDRRLWESNLQKQPDGVREVIRHITVLRDAWAAMLSGQAHVSIGASETSALATA, encoded by the coding sequence ATGCATGTAGCCAATCCCTGGAAGTCGTACCGCAAAGTTGCAACCCAAACCGCTCCTCCCGGCCAGCTTGTGCTGATGCTTTACGATGGCGCTCTGCGGTTCCTGGAACAGGCGCTCGCCGGTTTTCAAATCGATGACCCCGCCCAGTCAAACATGACCGTCCACAACAACATTCATCGCGCCCTTGAAATTGTCCGTGAACTGAACCTGGCGTTGAACATGGAGGGCGGTGGTGAGTTTGCGAACACGTTGCGCGATCTGTACGAGTATTTCGACCGCCGCCTCTGGGAAAGCAATCTCCAGAAGCAGCCCGACGGCGTGCGCGAAGTCATCCGTCACATCACCGTGCTGCGCGACGCCTGGGCAGCCATGCTCAGCGGGCAGGCCCACGTTTCCATCGGTGCGTCAGAGACGTCCGCGCTGGCAACTGCGTAA
- the fliD gene encoding flagellar filament capping protein FliD — protein MDLSLSGLASGFDWKSVVDQLVEVERAPSQRLLRDQNLLNQRNSAYTNVKSQLTALQSRIAALKNPSLFDSRAVKTSDASVASATVSTGAAQGSYIFKITQLATSSRKLGSGNVASPLSPDGDPASVTLSSAGFPVSITAGTFTVNGKQVSVATTDTLESVFTKISSATGGDVTAEYDAAEDKIRLTGSGTIVLGSGTDTSNFLQAARLMNNNTNTVSSSLALGSVRLGATLNAANFGTAVNDGGAGAGKFKINGVEIGFNASTDTVSGVLNRINNSEAGVTATYDSVNDRFQLVSKATGDIGIALEDVTGNFLAAAGLNTDAATNLERGKDLTYTVNGGDELRSRSNTITEASSGIAGLSITALKENASVTVTASTDTAAIKGAIQNFIEAYNKVQSVIDSQTASSTDANGVVTAGVLSGESDIEEIASRLRSSVFAALPDTAGTIKRLADLGIVSNGNDNSLKLEDSAVLDSALSTSLDTVKNLFSSESAGLATKLDGYMTKIIGEKGTLVDHQDRLTKQASDIDKQILDMERLVQANKERMTASFVSMETAQAKINQQLQYLLKNFSS, from the coding sequence ATGGATTTATCACTGTCAGGATTGGCATCCGGTTTCGACTGGAAATCCGTGGTTGACCAGCTGGTCGAGGTGGAACGCGCTCCGTCCCAGCGGCTGCTGCGCGATCAGAACCTGCTGAACCAGCGCAATTCCGCGTATACGAACGTCAAGTCGCAGCTGACTGCGCTGCAATCGCGGATTGCTGCCCTGAAAAATCCCTCGCTATTTGATAGCCGCGCCGTCAAAACGTCCGATGCCTCAGTTGCTTCCGCCACGGTTTCAACCGGCGCAGCGCAGGGTTCCTATATCTTCAAAATCACCCAACTCGCCACGTCCTCGAGAAAGCTCGGTTCCGGCAACGTTGCGTCACCCCTCAGTCCAGATGGCGATCCGGCGTCGGTTACTCTTTCGTCGGCGGGCTTTCCGGTTTCGATCACCGCAGGGACTTTTACCGTCAATGGCAAGCAGGTGTCGGTCGCAACAACGGACACCCTCGAGTCGGTGTTCACGAAGATTTCGAGCGCTACAGGCGGCGATGTCACAGCCGAGTATGACGCGGCTGAGGACAAAATTCGCCTGACAGGTTCCGGGACAATTGTTCTGGGCAGCGGCACCGACACGAGCAACTTCCTTCAGGCAGCACGCCTGATGAACAACAACACGAACACGGTCTCTAGCAGCCTGGCGCTGGGTAGTGTTCGATTGGGTGCAACCTTGAATGCCGCCAACTTCGGGACCGCGGTCAATGATGGCGGTGCGGGTGCGGGGAAGTTCAAAATCAACGGCGTGGAGATTGGATTTAACGCGTCGACGGACACTGTTTCAGGAGTCCTCAACCGCATCAATAATTCCGAAGCCGGGGTCACAGCCACCTACGATTCAGTCAATGATCGGTTTCAACTGGTCAGCAAGGCTACGGGTGACATCGGAATCGCGCTCGAAGATGTCACGGGCAATTTTCTCGCGGCGGCGGGCTTGAATACCGACGCTGCAACGAATCTGGAACGGGGCAAGGACTTGACCTACACCGTGAACGGTGGCGACGAACTCAGGAGCCGCTCGAACACGATTACCGAGGCCAGTTCCGGCATCGCAGGCCTGTCGATCACTGCATTGAAGGAGAATGCTTCGGTGACGGTCACGGCAAGCACAGACACGGCAGCCATCAAGGGCGCGATTCAAAACTTCATCGAGGCCTACAACAAGGTGCAGTCGGTTATCGATTCACAAACGGCCAGCAGCACGGACGCAAATGGCGTGGTGACCGCGGGAGTTTTATCGGGCGAGAGTGACATCGAAGAGATCGCCTCCCGGCTTCGTTCCTCAGTATTTGCCGCGCTGCCTGACACTGCCGGGACGATCAAACGCCTCGCCGATCTGGGCATCGTCAGCAACGGAAACGACAACAGCCTGAAGCTCGAGGATTCAGCCGTTCTGGACAGCGCACTCTCCACCAGTCTTGATACCGTCAAAAACCTGTTTTCGTCGGAGTCCGCCGGACTGGCGACAAAGCTGGATGGATACATGACCAAGATCATCGGGGAGAAGGGAACGCTCGTAGACCATCAGGACCGTCTCACCAAGCAGGCCAGTGACATTGACAAGCAGATCCTGGACATGGAACGGCTGGTGCAGGCGAACAAGGAACGGATGACGGCAAGTTTCGTATCGATGGAAACCGCCCAGGCGAAGATCAATCAGCAGTTGCAGTATCTGTTGAAGAATTTCAGTTCATGA
- a CDS encoding flagellin has translation MVINTNTSAQSSARLLSESSSLLSKSLARLSSGSKLISPEDDGAGLAVSMRFDAQINRISAASSNIGNAISYNQTQDGFLKKVSKALDRMSELAVLSQDVTKSDADRNLYQKEFSTLQGYITDLGTKDFNGVSLFSSAAKTVTTDSDANTFSMAGVDLSAATYTTATAGSTSIATSSGASTALTAVKNAITTLATDRATVGANISRLSMYSEQLGVLKDNLSAANSRIKDVDVAEESTQFARYNILVQAGTAMLAQANATPQSALRLLS, from the coding sequence ATGGTCATTAATACTAACACATCGGCTCAAAGCAGCGCTCGTTTGCTCAGTGAATCCAGCAGCTTGCTCAGCAAGTCCCTGGCTCGTTTGTCCTCAGGTTCGAAGCTCATTTCTCCTGAAGACGACGGCGCCGGCCTCGCTGTGTCAATGCGGTTCGACGCGCAGATCAATCGTATCAGCGCCGCGTCGAGCAACATCGGCAACGCCATCTCCTACAACCAGACTCAGGACGGGTTCCTGAAGAAGGTTTCAAAGGCGCTGGATCGCATGAGCGAACTGGCCGTCCTCTCCCAGGACGTCACCAAGTCGGACGCGGATCGCAACCTCTACCAGAAGGAATTCTCCACCCTCCAAGGTTACATTACTGACCTGGGAACGAAGGATTTCAACGGTGTCTCCCTGTTCAGCTCCGCCGCGAAGACGGTCACGACGGACAGCGATGCGAACACGTTCTCGATGGCTGGCGTGGATCTGAGCGCCGCCACATATACAACGGCAACCGCAGGCTCGACCTCGATTGCAACGTCGAGCGGCGCGAGCACGGCTCTCACCGCGGTTAAGAACGCGATCACCACGCTCGCAACCGACCGCGCCACGGTGGGTGCAAACATCTCCCGCCTGTCGATGTACAGCGAACAGCTCGGTGTGTTGAAAGACAACCTCTCGGCCGCAAACAGCCGCATCAAAGATGTGGATGTTGCCGAAGAGAGCACGCAATTTGCCCGATACAACATCCTCGTCCAGGCAGGCACGGCGATGTTGGCGCAGGCAAACGCCACACCTCAGTCCGCCCTCCGGCTCCTCTCGTAA
- a CDS encoding flagellin, with amino-acid sequence MVINTNMSAQSSARLLTESSSLLSKSLARLSSGSRIVSPEDDGAGLAVSMRFDAQINRISAAKNNVGNAISFSQTQDGFLKKVAKALDRMSELAILAQDVTKSGSDQDLYNQEFTTLGNYVKDLAGNSFNGVSLFSNDLLTVTTDSEEGTFVMAGIDLEQGAYTAVLGSDYSSTVLGVSIGQAGDPSAALTAVKAAITQLASDRSSIGANVSRLTYTADQLGVLKDNLTAANSRIKDVDVADESTQFARYNILVQAGTAMLAQANSMPQNVLRLLQ; translated from the coding sequence ATGGTTATCAATACGAACATGTCGGCCCAGAGCAGCGCTCGTCTGCTCACGGAATCCTCAAGTCTCCTCAGCAAATCTCTCGCCCGGTTGTCATCCGGTTCGAGGATCGTCTCACCTGAAGACGATGGCGCCGGCCTCGCGGTGTCAATGCGCTTCGATGCGCAGATCAACCGCATCAGCGCCGCCAAAAACAACGTCGGCAATGCCATCTCGTTCAGCCAGACGCAGGACGGATTTCTGAAAAAGGTTGCCAAGGCGCTGGATCGCATGAGCGAACTCGCAATCCTGGCCCAGGACGTCACCAAGTCCGGATCCGACCAGGACCTGTATAACCAGGAGTTCACCACCCTTGGTAATTACGTCAAGGATCTCGCAGGCAACAGCTTCAACGGTGTGAGCCTTTTCTCGAATGATCTCCTTACCGTCACCACCGACAGCGAAGAAGGCACGTTTGTCATGGCTGGCATAGACCTCGAGCAGGGCGCCTACACAGCAGTGCTGGGCAGCGACTACAGCTCGACGGTTCTCGGGGTGTCGATTGGCCAGGCGGGCGATCCGTCAGCTGCCCTGACCGCCGTCAAAGCAGCAATCACGCAGCTGGCAAGCGACCGATCCAGCATCGGTGCGAACGTGTCTCGCCTCACATACACGGCCGATCAACTGGGAGTCCTCAAGGACAACCTCACCGCTGCGAACAGCCGGATCAAGGACGTCGATGTCGCGGATGAGAGCACGCAGTTTGCGCGCTACAACATCCTGGTCCAGGCCGGAACGGCGATGCTGGCGCAGGCGAACTCAATGCCGCAGAACGTGCTGCGACTGCTCCAGTAA
- a CDS encoding toprim domain-containing protein, with translation MAENAKTNYDESKIKTLSSLEHIRLRTGMYIGRIGNGTHPDDGCYVLVKEVLDNAIDEYIMGHGKEVQLKIERNRVSVRDFGRGIPLGKVVDCVSKINTGAKYNDDVFQFSVGLNGVGTKAVNALSRMFIVRSHRDGEFVEAHFKQGKLKKEEKGKTQEPNGTYVEFEADPEIFKDSEFRIEHIERRLRHYSYLNTGLKLILRTPDSPEPKVFQSRLGLMDLVMEDLEADGAEPLYPPLHYTGKTLEFCFTHSNSRYSETFYSFVNGQYTSDGGTHLSAFREGLLKAVNEFGNTKYEGDDVREAIVGAVAIRLKDPVFESQTKNKLGNTEIRTELVNQVREELLHFFNRNKAIADKILAKAEDTKQLRKELQDVKKLARERAKAITMRIPQLKDCKNHLDKKRGKGQGTMVFLCEGQSAAGSITSCRDVNNQAVFVLKGKPLNVWDLKRDVVYKNDELYNLMQALNIEDNLESLRYEKVILATDADVDGLHIRNLMITYFFRFFDQLVHDGHLYVLETPLFRVRNKDKTIYCYSESERDKAVQNLGGKPEITRFKGLGEISPKEFAQFIGKEMRVSKVEYAAKTEASGILTFYMGKNTPERKDYIMENLVVPVED, from the coding sequence ATGGCTGAAAACGCGAAGACGAATTACGACGAGAGCAAAATCAAAACGCTTTCCTCGCTGGAACACATCCGCTTGCGAACAGGGATGTACATCGGACGCATTGGCAACGGCACGCATCCCGATGACGGATGCTACGTGCTCGTGAAGGAGGTCCTCGATAACGCCATCGACGAATACATCATGGGCCATGGCAAGGAGGTCCAGCTGAAGATCGAACGCAACCGTGTTTCGGTGCGGGACTTTGGACGCGGGATTCCGCTGGGCAAAGTCGTGGACTGCGTCTCCAAGATCAACACGGGCGCCAAGTACAACGATGACGTCTTCCAGTTTTCAGTAGGGTTGAATGGCGTTGGGACAAAAGCCGTCAATGCGCTTTCCAGAATGTTCATCGTACGAAGCCATCGGGATGGCGAGTTTGTGGAGGCCCACTTCAAGCAGGGGAAACTCAAGAAGGAGGAAAAGGGGAAAACGCAGGAGCCCAACGGCACATACGTGGAATTCGAAGCCGATCCTGAAATTTTCAAGGACAGCGAGTTCCGGATCGAGCACATCGAGCGCCGCCTGCGGCACTACAGTTACCTGAATACGGGGCTGAAGTTGATCCTCCGCACGCCAGATTCGCCCGAGCCAAAGGTCTTTCAATCCCGCCTGGGCTTGATGGATCTGGTGATGGAGGATCTCGAAGCCGACGGCGCGGAACCGCTTTATCCGCCGCTGCACTACACGGGGAAGACGCTGGAATTCTGCTTCACGCACAGCAACAGCCGATATAGCGAAACCTTCTATTCGTTCGTCAATGGTCAATACACCAGCGACGGCGGCACGCACCTGAGCGCCTTTCGCGAAGGATTGCTCAAAGCGGTCAATGAATTCGGCAACACGAAGTACGAGGGCGACGACGTTCGTGAAGCGATCGTGGGCGCGGTGGCGATCCGCCTCAAGGATCCCGTGTTCGAATCGCAGACCAAGAACAAGCTCGGCAACACGGAGATTCGCACCGAACTGGTGAACCAGGTTCGCGAGGAACTGCTCCACTTCTTTAACCGAAACAAAGCGATCGCGGACAAGATCCTTGCCAAGGCAGAGGATACCAAGCAGCTCCGCAAGGAACTGCAGGACGTGAAGAAGCTCGCGCGCGAGCGGGCCAAGGCGATCACGATGCGCATCCCGCAGCTCAAGGACTGCAAGAATCATCTTGATAAAAAGCGCGGCAAGGGCCAGGGCACGATGGTTTTCCTGTGCGAAGGGCAGTCAGCCGCCGGTTCCATCACCAGTTGCCGTGATGTTAACAACCAGGCGGTGTTCGTTCTCAAAGGCAAGCCGCTCAACGTGTGGGACCTCAAGCGGGATGTCGTCTACAAGAACGACGAATTGTACAACTTGATGCAGGCGTTGAATATTGAGGACAACCTGGAAAGCCTGCGTTACGAGAAGGTCATTTTGGCAACGGACGCTGACGTGGACGGATTGCATATCCGCAACCTGATGATCACATATTTTTTCCGCTTCTTTGATCAACTGGTCCACGATGGGCACCTTTACGTTTTGGAAACACCGCTGTTTCGAGTCCGCAACAAGGACAAAACCATCTATTGCTACAGCGAATCGGAGCGCGACAAGGCAGTGCAGAATCTCGGCGGCAAGCCGGAGATCACCCGCTTCAAGGGGCTCGGTGAAATCAGTCCGAAGGAATTCGCGCAGTTCATCGGGAAGGAAATGCGCGTCAGCAAAGTTGAATACGCCGCCAAAACCGAAGCCTCCGGCATCCTTACGTTCTACATGGGCAAAAACACGCCTGAGCGAAAGGACTACATCATGGAAAACCTTGTCGTTCCGGTGGAGGATTGA
- a CDS encoding LLM class flavin-dependent oxidoreductase, whose amino-acid sequence MLPISILDLAFVPEGATPGEALRRSLDLAQHAEEWGYRRFWLAEHHNMIGIASAATAVAIGYVAAGTRSIRVGAGGIMLPNHSPLVIAEQFGTLESLFPGRIDLGLGRAPGTDQRTLLALRRTPATADRFPQDVMELQEYFAPGRESSAVQAVPGTGLRVPIWILGSSLFGAQLAAELGLPYAFASHFAPAALLPALEVYRERFKPSSQSTEPYAAAGVNVVAAKTDAEARRLFTSMQQQFTNLFRGTRGRLQPPIEDIETYWSPSEKAQASAMLQRSFVGSAETVRRGLDAFVSETGVRELIVASAIFDHSARLRSYEILADIAASWKSHA is encoded by the coding sequence GTGCTTCCGATTTCAATTCTCGACCTGGCTTTTGTTCCGGAGGGCGCCACTCCTGGTGAAGCGCTGCGTCGATCGCTCGACCTTGCCCAGCACGCAGAGGAATGGGGTTATCGCCGCTTCTGGCTGGCGGAACATCACAATATGATCGGCATCGCGAGCGCCGCGACTGCGGTGGCGATCGGCTATGTCGCAGCAGGAACCCGCAGCATCAGGGTGGGAGCGGGAGGCATCATGTTGCCGAACCATTCACCACTCGTGATTGCGGAGCAATTCGGCACGTTGGAATCTTTGTTTCCCGGGAGGATTGACCTTGGTCTCGGCCGCGCGCCGGGGACCGATCAGCGAACACTGCTGGCGTTGCGGCGAACGCCAGCCACGGCGGATCGGTTTCCGCAGGATGTGATGGAGTTGCAGGAGTATTTTGCGCCGGGCCGGGAGAGTTCCGCCGTCCAGGCGGTGCCCGGGACCGGGCTTAGGGTTCCGATCTGGATCCTGGGCTCAAGCCTTTTTGGCGCGCAGTTGGCCGCAGAGCTGGGGCTGCCGTATGCGTTTGCATCGCATTTCGCTCCCGCCGCACTGCTGCCGGCACTGGAAGTGTATCGAGAACGGTTTAAACCTTCTTCCCAATCAACGGAGCCTTATGCGGCCGCCGGGGTGAACGTGGTCGCCGCCAAAACCGACGCGGAGGCACGGCGCCTTTTCACCTCGATGCAACAGCAGTTCACGAATCTTTTTCGAGGCACGCGCGGCCGGCTGCAGCCGCCGATTGAAGATATCGAGACATACTGGTCGCCGAGCGAGAAGGCGCAGGCTTCGGCGATGTTGCAGCGTTCGTTCGTCGGGTCCGCCGAAACTGTGCGACGGGGATTGGACGCTTTTGTTTCAGAGACAGGAGTGCGGGAACTGATCGTTGCGTCGGCCATCTTCGATCATTCCGCGCGGCTGCGTTCGTATGAGATTCTTGCAGACATCGCCGCTTCCTGGAAATCTCACGCCTAG